The following are encoded together in the Bacteroidales bacterium MB20-C3-3 genome:
- a CDS encoding glycosyltransferase, which translates to MKSIIHLDEKRMMLVLFPAYKEDEIIIDSVKDFLKQDYPPDRFEVVVISDKMRTETNDSLKELSVTIFEANYENSTKAKALNLAIDKLGDSLYDVVVVMDADNKVETSFLTDINHAFCNGSKAVQAHRTAKNLNTSIAILDAISEEINNSIFRKGHINFGLSAALIGSGMAFEYNWFRENIKKFRTMPEERELEALLLKQRIFIDYLENVLVYDEKIQKSGIFYKQRRRWFASQIETLKSVIWDLPSALFSGNISYADKIIQWLFLPRLLIMGFLTGIAFILALFYFAISIKWFVLLFLLLFSLIISIPAKFFNKRLLVALWNLPYLFILMFLNIFKVQGVYSRFIHTEKNYQKDENCN; encoded by the coding sequence TTGAAAAGTATTATACATCTGGATGAGAAAAGAATGATGTTGGTTCTTTTTCCTGCATATAAGGAGGATGAGATTATAATAGACTCCGTTAAGGATTTTTTAAAACAGGATTATCCCCCGGATAGATTTGAAGTAGTTGTAATTTCTGATAAAATGAGGACTGAAACGAATGATTCTCTTAAGGAGTTATCTGTTACCATTTTTGAAGCAAATTATGAAAATAGTACAAAAGCAAAAGCTCTGAATTTAGCGATTGACAAATTAGGAGACAGCTTATATGATGTGGTTGTAGTTATGGATGCCGACAACAAAGTGGAAACCTCCTTTTTGACAGATATTAACCATGCTTTTTGTAATGGTTCCAAGGCTGTTCAGGCTCATAGAACGGCAAAAAATCTTAATACCAGCATAGCAATTCTCGACGCAATCAGTGAGGAGATAAACAATTCAATTTTCAGAAAAGGGCATATTAATTTTGGTCTCTCAGCTGCATTGATAGGTTCAGGAATGGCATTTGAATACAATTGGTTTAGAGAAAACATAAAAAAATTCAGGACAATGCCTGAGGAGAGAGAGCTTGAAGCACTACTGCTTAAACAAAGAATATTCATTGATTATCTTGAAAATGTGCTGGTATATGATGAAAAGATTCAAAAAAGTGGAATCTTTTATAAACAGAGAAGAAGATGGTTTGCTTCACAGATTGAGACCCTAAAATCAGTTATCTGGGATTTGCCCTCTGCCCTGTTTTCGGGAAATATATCATATGCGGATAAGATAATTCAGTGGCTGTTTCTTCCAAGATTGCTAATAATGGGGTTTCTTACTGGCATTGCTTTTATTTTGGCTCTATTTTACTTTGCCATTTCGATTAAGTGGTTTGTTCTTCTTTTTTTATTATTGTTCTCGCTTATTATATCTATACCTGCCAAATTTTTTAATAAAAGGCTTCTTGTGGCATTATGGAATCTTCCCTACCTTTTTATTCTAATGTTTTTAAATATTTTTAAGGTGCAGGGTGTATATAGCAGATTTATTCACACTGAAAAAAATTATCAAAAGGATGAGAATTGCAATTGA
- a CDS encoding DegT/DnrJ/EryC1/StrS family aminotransferase — MKKLAHPVYVTQPALPPLKEFNLYLKEIWRSKIITNNGPYHQKFEQALAEYLGVNHISVFSNGTMALMTAIQALRVTGEVITTPFSFVATTHSLWWNNIKPVFSDIEQEFFTLDPLKLEAAITPKTTAIMPVHVYGNPCQIEKLQTIADTYGLKIIYDAAHAFAVKREGKSVLNYGDLSILSFHATKVFNSIEGGAIISPDEKTKKRIDYLKNFGFANEVTVIEPGINAKMNELQAAYGLLQLKYVDEYIHKRKIISSRYRDNLSYIKGISVLNDLPEIEHNYAYFPILVDVNHYGVSRDKLYEILKSYNIYARRYFYPLISHFPSYRGLESANPDNLPVAERISAQVICLPVYPDLPLHIVDLICEIILKKGGTDASGRNK; from the coding sequence ATGAAAAAGTTAGCACACCCGGTTTATGTAACACAACCAGCTTTGCCGCCGCTTAAGGAGTTTAATTTATATCTGAAAGAAATTTGGAGAAGTAAAATTATTACAAATAATGGACCCTATCACCAGAAATTTGAACAAGCACTGGCCGAATATCTTGGAGTGAATCATATCTCTGTTTTTAGTAACGGCACAATGGCTCTAATGACTGCTATTCAGGCCCTGAGAGTTACAGGAGAGGTAATCACAACGCCTTTCAGCTTTGTAGCAACAACTCACTCACTCTGGTGGAATAATATAAAACCTGTTTTTTCTGATATTGAACAGGAGTTTTTTACTCTTGACCCATTAAAGTTGGAGGCAGCAATAACGCCTAAGACAACTGCAATAATGCCGGTTCATGTGTATGGAAATCCATGTCAGATAGAGAAATTACAGACAATTGCAGACACATATGGTCTTAAAATAATATATGATGCTGCACACGCATTTGCTGTAAAGAGAGAGGGTAAATCAGTCTTAAACTATGGGGACCTTTCTATACTTAGTTTTCACGCCACGAAGGTTTTCAATTCTATTGAAGGAGGTGCAATAATAAGTCCTGATGAGAAAACCAAGAAAAGAATTGATTATCTGAAGAATTTTGGGTTTGCAAATGAAGTTACCGTTATTGAGCCCGGAATAAATGCAAAGATGAATGAACTGCAGGCAGCCTACGGTTTACTTCAACTTAAATATGTTGATGAATATATACACAAGAGAAAGATAATATCATCAAGATATAGAGATAATCTTAGTTATATTAAAGGCATATCTGTGTTAAATGACTTACCAGAGATTGAACATAACTATGCTTACTTCCCTATTTTAGTTGATGTTAATCATTATGGGGTATCAAGGGATAAACTCTACGAGATTTTAAAAAGTTATAACATTTATGCAAGAAGGTATTTTTATCCTTTGATTAGCCATTTCCCATCATACAGAGGGTTAGAATCCGCAAATCCAGATAACTTGCCTGTTGCTGAACGAATCTCTGCTCAGGTTATCTGTTTGCCCGTTTATCCTGATTTACCGCTACATATTGTTGACCTGATCTGTGAAATTATTTTAAAAAAGGGAGGGACTGATGCTTCCGGCAGAAATAAATAG
- a CDS encoding acyltransferase: protein MKIIEQTLTNNIRLKKFLLSLMVSKVRTRPRMWLRILLPFYIKRGAGSVIYSSVRMDIVPFRKFSIGRSSVIESFSVINNMVGDVQIGDYSRVGIGNTIIGPVTIGSNVMLAQNVVVSGMDHKYDDIDTPVSLQGISSSSVTICDGSWIGANVVITKGLKIGKHSVVAAGSVVTRDVEDYCVVAGVPAKIIKRYNIEKHCWYSQSE from the coding sequence ATGAAAATAATAGAACAAACTCTCACTAATAATATTCGCTTAAAGAAATTTTTACTCTCTTTAATGGTTAGTAAGGTCAGGACAAGACCTCGTATGTGGCTTAGAATCCTTTTGCCTTTCTATATTAAAAGAGGCGCTGGATCAGTTATATATTCTAGTGTAAGAATGGATATAGTCCCCTTTAGAAAATTTTCTATAGGCAGATCCTCTGTAATTGAGAGTTTCTCTGTAATAAACAATATGGTTGGAGATGTTCAAATTGGTGATTATTCAAGAGTTGGGATAGGAAACACTATTATTGGCCCAGTCACAATTGGATCCAATGTAATGCTTGCTCAGAATGTTGTAGTATCAGGTATGGATCATAAATATGATGATATTGATACTCCGGTCTCACTACAGGGTATCTCCTCATCTTCGGTTACAATTTGTGATGGCTCCTGGATAGGAGCAAATGTAGTAATTACCAAGGGATTGAAAATTGGTAAACACTCTGTTGTTGCTGCCGGAAGTGTAGTTACCAGAGATGTAGAAGATTATTGTGTTGTTGCAGGAGTGCCGGCAAAAATTATAAAAAGATATAACATTGAAAAACATTGTTGGTACAGTCAATCTGAGTAA
- a CDS encoding glycosyltransferase family 2 protein, giving the protein MMIEIIFWILLIIVFYTYIGYGIVLFILVKIKELFIVKNQNIRVSEEFPDVTLLIAAYNEEAVITKKMKNSHELSYPEGRLKIVWITDGSNDGTNKLLNDYKDVKILFEPERKGKTAALNRAISFIDTPFVVFSDANTMLNKDALLNLIKPFENDSIGCVAGEKRIAAEGRDIASSSGESFYWKYESFLKDLDSRLYSSMGAAGELYAIRTELYKTIPSSILLDDFILSMLIVEGGYKIYYCKDAYAVEKGALNMVEEEKRKIRIAAGGIQSFKLLKNLLNPIAHPRTWLQFISHRVLRWTVTPIALFCLLPVNISLSLVDNSSIYDYLLLMQLVIYFFALIGKFNQDRKVKIKIFFIPYYFIFMNFCVVKGFVYLMKNRGKGTWEKSERKG; this is encoded by the coding sequence ATGATGATTGAAATTATTTTCTGGATATTGTTGATTATTGTATTTTATACATATATAGGATATGGGATAGTTCTTTTTATATTAGTAAAAATCAAAGAGCTATTTATTGTTAAAAATCAAAACATTAGGGTTTCAGAGGAGTTCCCTGATGTTACATTGCTTATTGCTGCCTATAATGAAGAGGCGGTAATAACCAAAAAAATGAAAAATTCACACGAGCTATCTTATCCTGAAGGAAGGCTAAAAATTGTTTGGATTACTGATGGAAGCAATGATGGAACAAATAAGCTGCTAAATGATTATAAGGATGTAAAGATTCTTTTTGAACCGGAAAGGAAGGGTAAAACGGCCGCCCTTAACAGAGCAATTAGTTTTATTGATACTCCATTTGTTGTGTTTTCTGATGCAAATACAATGCTTAACAAAGATGCGTTGCTAAATCTTATAAAACCGTTTGAAAATGATAGTATTGGTTGTGTGGCAGGAGAGAAAAGAATAGCAGCAGAAGGGAGAGATATAGCCTCTTCAAGTGGAGAGAGTTTTTACTGGAAATACGAGTCTTTTCTTAAGGATTTGGATTCCAGGCTCTATAGTTCTATGGGAGCAGCAGGAGAGCTATATGCAATCAGAACGGAGTTATATAAAACAATCCCCTCTTCAATTTTATTGGATGATTTTATATTGTCAATGTTAATTGTAGAGGGTGGATACAAAATTTATTATTGTAAAGATGCATACGCAGTTGAGAAAGGCGCTCTTAACATGGTTGAAGAGGAAAAAAGAAAGATTAGAATTGCTGCCGGAGGGATTCAGTCATTTAAACTTCTTAAAAATCTCTTAAATCCAATTGCTCATCCCCGTACCTGGTTACAGTTCATATCTCACAGAGTCCTGCGATGGACTGTCACTCCAATTGCTCTGTTTTGTTTACTCCCTGTCAACATCTCTCTTTCACTAGTTGATAATTCGTCGATATATGATTATCTTCTTCTAATGCAGCTAGTGATTTATTTTTTTGCATTAATAGGAAAGTTCAATCAAGACAGAAAAGTTAAGATTAAGATTTTTTTTATCCCGTACTATTTTATCTTTATGAATTTCTGTGTTGTAAAGGGTTTTGTATATTTGATGAAAAATAGGGGGAAGGGAACATGGGAGAAATCAGAAAGAAAAGGCTGA
- a CDS encoding LruC domain-containing protein, with amino-acid sequence MRSCAIVISLLILASCVKFPEENYVSPLVVPADFNWKSIEAKSVSVNSISTILNEDGDTVAFFIPPGDYSINVGMNDTLKIIAEESNPLTKALSGNIKEVIYFPAKGKYSTIMFEDLFPIKGDMDMNDVVFGLNIEYFLDNQARVLGFRMNIQPRAAGSSYQAIGLAATISSLDKKVSIVKEIIHSSDPRLSRFFSVNSTKDGYTPEVGQSKYEVIPITGDFRSNFAQTTQLFINVRNIDQEVKPENFSVTVEFNSEDKMPASNFTFLEELQQGKFNLDIFAVFGQRGREVHFKGQKPTDNFNFQFLLATMTGDFSTVDNWVWAILSDKSIRHQQEFVKIYNAYPNFKTWAEGEISIGSDWHIPSVKDSLYTRLDFSYVN; translated from the coding sequence ATGCGAAGTTGTGCCATAGTAATTTCTTTGCTTATCCTGGCTTCGTGCGTGAAGTTCCCGGAGGAGAATTATGTATCGCCTCTTGTTGTCCCGGCTGATTTCAACTGGAAGTCAATCGAAGCAAAATCTGTTTCTGTAAATTCCATTTCAACAATTTTAAATGAAGATGGTGATACTGTTGCATTTTTCATCCCTCCTGGTGATTATTCAATTAATGTTGGTATGAATGATACTCTTAAAATTATTGCCGAGGAAAGTAATCCATTAACCAAGGCTTTGTCAGGTAATATTAAAGAAGTAATATACTTCCCGGCAAAGGGAAAATATTCTACCATAATGTTTGAAGATCTCTTTCCAATCAAAGGAGATATGGATATGAATGATGTTGTATTTGGATTAAATATTGAATATTTTCTTGATAATCAGGCCAGAGTGTTAGGATTTAGAATGAATATCCAGCCCAGGGCTGCCGGAAGTTCATACCAGGCTATTGGCTTGGCTGCTACAATCTCCTCCCTTGATAAGAAGGTTTCAATTGTAAAGGAGATTATTCATTCCTCTGATCCCAGATTATCCAGGTTTTTTTCTGTGAATAGCACAAAAGATGGATATACCCCAGAAGTTGGTCAGAGTAAATACGAAGTCATACCAATTACAGGTGATTTCAGATCAAACTTTGCACAAACAACACAATTGTTCATTAATGTACGAAATATTGATCAGGAGGTAAAGCCTGAAAACTTTTCAGTGACAGTAGAATTTAATTCAGAAGACAAGATGCCGGCATCTAATTTTACTTTTCTTGAAGAATTACAACAAGGTAAATTCAATCTAGATATATTCGCTGTTTTTGGTCAGAGAGGAAGAGAGGTTCATTTTAAAGGGCAGAAACCAACAGATAATTTTAATTTTCAGTTTCTACTGGCTACAATGACTGGGGATTTTTCTACAGTTGACAACTGGGTGTGGGCAATTTTAAGCGATAAGTCAATCAGGCATCAACAGGAATTTGTAAAAATTTACAATGCGTACCCCAATTTTAAAACTTGGGCTGAGGGAGAGATAAGTATTGGATCGGATTGGCATATACCATCAGTTAAAGATAGTCTATACACCAGATTAGATTTCAGCTATGTTAATTAA
- a CDS encoding glycosyltransferase family 1 protein, translating into MRIAIEAQRIFRKNKHGMDFVALETIKELQKLDTANEYFIITARGEDCNIINETLNFKIISINCSFYPFWEQIALPFILWKIKPDLLHCTSNTGPVACKQKMIVTLHDVIFLEKRDAPRKSLYQTFGWYYRKLIVPFVLKNCKKIITVSDYEANRISEVTGIDNTMITTVYNGLSKHFIRRENPWSISELYIPEKDFIFFLGNTDPKKNTDNVLRAYAEYVSSATEKPLPLLIADLKREIVDSILLKYNLSNVIDLVYTPGYINNNHLPYIYSAAKIFLYPSLRESFGIPILESMACGTPVITSKRSAMPEIAGVNAILINPDDHYTIAEEICKLLNDSDYYTSKVEYGLERAKHFSWKNAAERLKSIYESME; encoded by the coding sequence ATGAGAATTGCAATTGAAGCACAGAGGATTTTCAGGAAGAATAAACACGGGATGGATTTTGTTGCTCTAGAAACTATAAAAGAGCTTCAGAAACTTGATACGGCTAATGAATATTTTATTATTACTGCAAGAGGGGAGGATTGTAATATTATTAATGAGACTTTGAATTTTAAGATAATTTCCATTAATTGTTCCTTCTACCCATTTTGGGAACAAATAGCACTGCCTTTTATTCTTTGGAAAATCAAGCCAGACTTGCTTCATTGTACGAGTAATACAGGGCCGGTAGCTTGCAAACAGAAAATGATTGTGACTCTTCATGATGTTATTTTTTTAGAGAAAAGAGATGCGCCACGAAAATCTCTTTATCAAACTTTTGGATGGTATTACAGAAAACTCATAGTCCCTTTTGTTTTGAAGAATTGTAAGAAAATCATTACTGTTTCAGATTATGAGGCGAACAGAATAAGCGAGGTGACAGGGATAGACAATACGATGATTACAACGGTATATAACGGATTAAGTAAACATTTTATAAGGAGAGAGAACCCATGGTCAATATCAGAATTATACATCCCTGAAAAAGATTTTATTTTTTTTCTGGGTAATACTGATCCCAAAAAAAACACGGACAATGTTCTAAGAGCCTATGCAGAATATGTTAGTTCTGCAACAGAAAAGCCACTTCCTCTGCTTATTGCAGATCTTAAGAGAGAGATTGTCGATTCAATTCTTCTGAAATATAATCTATCTAATGTAATTGATCTTGTTTATACGCCGGGTTATATAAACAATAACCATCTGCCATACATTTATTCTGCTGCAAAGATTTTTCTTTACCCTTCTCTGAGAGAGAGCTTTGGTATTCCTATTCTTGAATCTATGGCTTGCGGAACACCTGTTATTACTTCAAAACGATCTGCTATGCCTGAAATTGCAGGTGTGAATGCAATCCTTATTAATCCGGATGATCATTACACAATTGCTGAAGAAATATGCAAACTGTTGAATGATTCTGATTATTACACCAGTAAAGTAGAGTATGGATTGGAAAGGGCAAAACATTTCTCTTGGAAAAATGCAGCTGAAAGGCTGAAATCAATTTATGAATCAATGGAATGA
- a CDS encoding lipopolysaccharide biosynthesis protein has translation MNSLRQQLIAGTAYSAIAKYSGMVIALIVTAILARLLPPEDFGIATVATVIISFLSMFSSFGFEPAIVQFRNLDEYDYNNIFSFTFWIGLLLSIGFYFLAKPVSLFYESQELLTILRLLCINLFFATLNVVPNALIYKDKLFRFIAIRSFSVQLIVGIASIVAALMGAGIYALIIAPVFSSVIIFILNFNRFPQKLSASLGLESVRKIFSYSFYQFLFSTFNFFSKSMDKLIIGKGLGMDMLGFYEKSYRLMMLPIQNITYVMSPVIHPVFSDLQGNLEKMATSYEKMVRVLAFIGFPLSVFLYFAAEELVIIMFGNNWLQSIPSFEILSFSVGFQIILSTSGSIFQASNSTKHLFIYGVSTSLITLLTVVLSVLIFGTIESVAWSITITSLVNFLIIYFVMYKSILKRRLSLFLKHFSSPLLLSILLSGFNLIFDYVFKTENVVLRLFLNGSLSVFLYLLFIQICGEYDIKGAIVSLIKKLKR, from the coding sequence ATGAATTCATTAAGACAACAATTAATTGCAGGTACAGCATACTCAGCTATTGCTAAATACTCAGGGATGGTAATTGCCCTTATTGTTACAGCAATTCTTGCCAGATTACTCCCCCCGGAGGACTTTGGTATAGCAACAGTAGCAACGGTAATTATCTCTTTTTTGAGCATGTTCTCAAGTTTTGGATTTGAACCAGCTATTGTTCAGTTCAGAAATTTAGATGAGTATGACTACAATAACATCTTTTCATTTACTTTCTGGATTGGATTACTACTTTCAATAGGATTCTATTTCCTTGCTAAGCCAGTATCACTGTTCTATGAGAGCCAAGAGTTACTCACGATTTTAAGATTATTATGTATAAATCTTTTCTTTGCAACACTGAATGTAGTGCCTAATGCATTAATCTACAAGGATAAATTATTTCGGTTCATTGCAATAAGATCATTCTCTGTACAGCTGATTGTTGGAATTGCATCTATTGTAGCAGCGTTAATGGGTGCCGGAATTTATGCTCTTATTATAGCTCCCGTTTTTTCGAGCGTAATAATTTTTATTCTTAATTTCAACAGATTTCCACAAAAACTTAGTGCCAGCTTAGGTCTTGAATCTGTGCGAAAAATATTTTCCTACTCTTTTTACCAGTTTCTATTCAGTACTTTTAACTTCTTTTCTAAGAGTATGGACAAACTTATAATTGGTAAAGGATTAGGTATGGACATGCTGGGATTCTATGAAAAGTCTTACAGATTAATGATGCTGCCTATACAAAACATTACCTATGTAATGAGTCCTGTAATTCATCCTGTTTTTTCTGATCTTCAGGGTAACCTGGAAAAAATGGCTACTTCTTATGAGAAAATGGTTAGAGTGCTCGCTTTTATAGGATTCCCCCTCTCAGTCTTTCTTTATTTCGCTGCTGAAGAGTTAGTCATAATTATGTTTGGAAATAATTGGCTTCAATCAATTCCCTCATTTGAAATACTCTCTTTTTCTGTAGGCTTTCAAATTATTCTTTCAACTTCCGGATCAATCTTTCAAGCTTCAAACTCAACAAAACATCTATTTATATATGGAGTATCAACATCATTAATTACTTTACTTACTGTTGTTCTCTCTGTATTAATCTTTGGCACAATTGAATCTGTTGCATGGTCAATAACGATAACATCTCTTGTGAATTTTCTAATAATATACTTTGTAATGTATAAGAGTATTCTTAAAAGAAGATTAAGCCTTTTTCTTAAACATTTCTCCTCACCTCTTTTGTTATCCATTCTTTTATCGGGCTTTAATTTGATTTTTGATTATGTGTTTAAAACAGAAAATGTAGTCTTAAGATTATTTTTAAATGGCTCTTTGTCAGTCTTTCTATATTTGTTATTTATTCAGATATGTGGTGAGTATGATATAAAAGGGGCAATTGTATCTTTAATTAAAAAGTTAAAAAGATGA
- a CDS encoding glycosyltransferase family 2 protein: protein MKKKCDISFIVVNYNGAEHTRGLLSSFLFYLRDYDYEVIVVDNGSKYNEAADLEREFPQFIYIRSELNLGFSGGNNLAIRIASKEFIMLINNDAYLIDSSIIRLSTFLRERGDVGAVSPKILFERPEGYIQYAGFTEFSPVFLRNKAIGYMSPDIGQYNISSRVWSTHGAAMMVKKEVLSYSGLMPEIYFLYYEEFDWCNKIKEAGYEIWYNPDCVVVHKEGSTTKGISSLKNYYLTRNRLLYAFRNLRGVSKGLSIIYQLFIVLPKEVIKLMIIGNFNKAFAVLKGAWSFIRLKDKNVKVFL from the coding sequence ATGAAAAAGAAATGTGATATATCTTTTATTGTAGTAAACTATAACGGAGCGGAACACACACGAGGTTTGCTTTCGAGTTTTCTTTTTTATTTAAGGGATTATGATTACGAGGTAATTGTTGTAGATAATGGATCAAAATATAATGAGGCAGCAGACCTTGAAAGGGAGTTCCCTCAGTTTATATATATAAGGAGTGAGCTTAATCTAGGTTTTTCCGGAGGTAATAATTTGGCAATAAGGATTGCATCTAAAGAGTTTATAATGCTTATTAATAATGATGCATATCTAATAGATAGTTCGATAATAAGATTAAGTACTTTTTTGAGAGAAAGAGGAGATGTTGGTGCAGTTTCTCCAAAAATTCTATTTGAAAGGCCTGAAGGTTATATCCAATATGCAGGATTTACTGAGTTTTCCCCCGTTTTTCTCAGAAATAAAGCGATAGGATACATGAGCCCCGATATCGGCCAGTATAACATCTCTTCAAGGGTATGGTCAACACACGGAGCTGCTATGATGGTAAAAAAAGAGGTGCTAAGCTATTCCGGATTAATGCCGGAGATATATTTCTTATACTATGAGGAGTTTGACTGGTGCAATAAAATAAAGGAGGCTGGATATGAAATATGGTACAATCCGGATTGTGTTGTAGTTCATAAAGAGGGCTCAACAACTAAAGGTATATCCTCCCTAAAAAATTATTACTTAACCAGAAACAGGTTACTATACGCTTTTAGAAACCTCCGAGGCGTATCAAAGGGTTTGTCTATCATATATCAGTTATTTATTGTTTTGCCAAAAGAAGTTATTAAATTGATGATTATTGGTAATTTTAATAAGGCGTTTGCTGTTTTGAAAGGAGCCTGGAGCTTTATCAGGCTGAAGGACAAGAATGTAAAGGTTTTTTTATGA
- a CDS encoding glycosyltransferase family 1 protein: protein MKLFFLHFFELSPHSGISKKIIYQTNALKKLGVDVELCHLKIYDDGKQCRVCGDVDIDELGSGWKVRFTKWFKYRKLTDYIIEAGIDVLYIRSFYNTTPQLLKMFKSLKIRGVKIVLEFPTYPYDSEVRGGALKTRMIFLVNRLFRSQLRKYVDRAVTFSLSDFIHGIPTIKISNGIDFSAVPLKRVTDATKDIVLLGVADIHIWHGFDRVILGLDDYYRNSLMGVRVVFNIVGDGDTFEIERLKQLTIDLGLSEFVHFYGYLYGEMLDEAFNTAHFGIASLARHRTNITNIKTLKNREYAARGIPFLYSERDEDFDGMPYIIKVSADDSSIDISAIVNFLNQFNMTPDDIRNSIIDSLSWDIQMKRVLDNIYTYDD from the coding sequence ATGAAACTCTTTTTTTTACATTTTTTTGAATTGAGCCCTCATAGCGGAATCAGTAAGAAAATAATTTATCAGACAAATGCTCTAAAAAAATTGGGTGTTGATGTAGAGTTGTGTCATTTGAAGATATACGATGATGGTAAGCAGTGCAGAGTTTGTGGTGATGTTGATATAGATGAGTTGGGGAGCGGTTGGAAAGTTAGATTTACAAAATGGTTTAAGTATAGAAAACTGACAGATTATATAATAGAGGCAGGGATTGATGTGTTGTATATCAGGAGTTTCTATAATACTACGCCTCAACTTTTAAAAATGTTTAAGAGTCTAAAAATTAGAGGAGTAAAAATTGTTTTAGAGTTTCCTACTTACCCCTACGATTCTGAGGTCAGAGGCGGGGCATTAAAGACAAGAATGATATTTCTTGTAAACAGGTTATTCAGGTCTCAGTTAAGGAAATATGTAGATAGAGCAGTTACATTTTCTCTTTCTGATTTTATACATGGAATTCCAACAATTAAAATTTCTAACGGAATAGACTTTAGTGCTGTACCTTTAAAAAGAGTGACAGACGCAACAAAGGATATTGTTCTTCTGGGAGTTGCTGATATTCATATCTGGCATGGTTTCGATAGAGTTATTTTAGGTTTAGATGATTATTACAGAAACTCTTTAATGGGAGTTAGGGTTGTTTTTAATATTGTTGGGGACGGAGATACTTTTGAAATTGAAAGGCTAAAACAACTAACAATAGATTTGGGCTTAAGCGAGTTTGTTCACTTTTACGGTTACCTTTATGGAGAAATGCTAGATGAAGCATTCAATACAGCACACTTTGGAATTGCAAGTCTTGCAAGACACAGAACAAATATTACAAATATTAAAACGCTGAAAAACAGAGAGTATGCTGCAAGGGGTATTCCGTTCCTATATTCGGAAAGGGATGAGGACTTTGATGGAATGCCATATATAATAAAAGTATCAGCTGATGATTCTTCTATAGATATATCTGCAATTGTGAATTTTCTGAATCAATTTAACATGACTCCGGATGATATCAGAAACTCAATTATTGATAGTCTCTCCTGGGATATTCAGATGAAAAGGGTCTTAGATAATATTTATACTTATGATGATTGA